The window TGGATTCGATCGTCAGGGTGCCGCCGAGCTGGCGGACGCGGGCCCGCATCGCGGGCAGGCCGTGCCCGCGTTCGGCGGCGTCGGTGCGGGGCTCGGCGAAGCCGTGGCCGTCGTCGGCGATGTCGAGGACGACCTGGTCGCCCAGGAAGCTGAGGGTGAGTGCGGCCGTACGGGCGCCGGAGTGTTCGCGGACGTTGGCCAGCGCGCCCTGGGCTATGCGCAGCAGGGCGGACTGGACGCGGTCCGGGAGCGGGGCCGGGGTCCCTTCGAGGTGGAAGCGGACCTCGGTGTGCGGGCCGGCCTCCAGGGAGCGCAGGGCGTCGGCGAGGCCGGCGCCGTCCGCGAGCTCGGGCGGGGCCAGGTCGTGGACGAGCCGGCGGGCCTCGGCGAGGCCGTGCGCGGCGATGCCGGTGGCGGTACGGACGTGCGCGCGGGCGGTGGCCGGGTCGGTGTCCCAGGTGCGGTCGGCGGCCTGCAGCAGCATCTGCTGGCTGGACAGGTTCTGGGCGAGGGTGTCGTGGATCTCCATGGACAGCCGCTGCCGTTCCGCGAGGGTGCCTTCGCGGCGCTCGGTGGCGGCCAGTTCCCGGCGGGTCCGGATCAGGTCGTCGATCAGCGTCCGCTGGGCCTGGGCCTGGCGCTCCATGTGGACGAAGACGGCGGTGGCGAGGGCGGCGACGGCGGGCGGGGCCAGGAGGAG of the Streptomyces sp. NBC_01294 genome contains:
- a CDS encoding sensor histidine kinase — its product is MPPTEEHPVTPAPPRDDTRTLATVAHTAFFLLLGASLFRFLLRHPGEPRTPWIIALSITLALLYVLGPALGAAPTLRRLLWLGLVITTWVVLVVLAPSFAWCAVPLFFTALRTLPPRAAIVLVALLTTLVVIAQLQLAKSFDPNLLLAPPAVAALATAVFVHMERQAQAQRTLIDDLIRTRRELAATERREGTLAERQRLSMEIHDTLAQNLSSQQMLLQAADRTWDTDPATARAHVRTATGIAAHGLAEARRLVHDLAPPELADGAGLADALRSLEAGPHTEVRFHLEGTPAPLPDRVQSALLRIAQGALANVREHSGARTAALTLSFLGDQVVLDIADDGHGFAEPRTDAAERGHGLPAMRARVRQLGGTLTIESTPGEGTVLSAAIPLEPAP